From the genome of Acidihalobacter aeolianus:
TTCCGTTTCATCATACATGCGGGCGACGACTCCCCGGACTCGCCCGAATACCGTATCGTTTGCAGCGACGCGTGACGATTTGCTCAATCGTCCGCCGCTTTCCCAGCACCCGAGGAGAAACGTTTTGGTCCCGATACACCGCTCCCTGCGCATACGTCTGCTGATTGCGCTGCCGCTTATCAGTACCGTCGGTTTGGCCAACGCCGCCGACAAGCTGGAACCGATGTCGCCTACACCCGGTCCGGCACTCGACCTGAAAGTCGGATCGCTGGACCGCATGCAAGTCTACGCCGCCCAGGCCATGGCCGATGCGATCGAGGCGCGGGCGGCACTGCATGACAGCAACCTCATTGAACTGGATGCCGACCTCACCAAGGTCCAGGTGATGCTCGAGCTGATCCGCGCCAGGCTACCGGGCGCCGAATTCCTGGCCATGGCCCGCGCCATGCGTGCCAAGATGCACTTCGAGGACAACCAGCAGGTACAGCCCTTCTTCAGCCACCTGTTTTACGCGCTGGACGACCTGGGCAACGGGAAGGCGGTGGCACAGGCGCGCAAATACCTGACGCAGGCCCAGCGCGCATTGGCCATACCCAATCGGGCCGATGCCATCGCGGCGCTGCGCAAGGCTGTCGGCGTCTTCGAAAACCCCTATGTCTCGCCGCCGCTGAAAGCCGCCGACAGCAACCTGAATCAGGCCCTGGCAGCGCTGAACACAACCAACAACACGGTATCGGACAGCCTCCTCAAGGCCCTGGTCGGCCACCTGGACGGCCTGCATCGGGCCTTTGCGACCTATCCGCTGGACATGCAGCCGCACGGGCCTTCAAGTCAGGACTGAACCTCTTCCAATGCTGCCGGGCGTGGGCGACGTGAAGCAAACCAGCGCTCGGCGGTCACGTAGAACGCCGGGGTCACATAAAGTGTGAGGAACTGCGAGAACACGAGTCCCCCGACGACCGCGATGCCGAGCGGCATGTGCGCCTTGGCATCCGAACCGAAACCTAGCGCGATCGGCAAGGTACCGAGAATCGCCGCCCCGGTGGTCATCATGATGGGTCGAAAGCGGATCACGCAAGCATCGTGGATCGCGGTCAACGCATCCTCGCCCTGCCGACGCCGCTCGATGGCGAAATCGATCATGATGATGCCATTCTTCTTCACCAAACCGACCAGCATGATGATGCCGACAAAGCTGAACAGATCCAGCGGCTGCCGGAATACATAGAGCGAGAGCAAGGCACCGAAGCCCGCAAGCGGCAGCGCCGTGAGGATGGTCAGCGGGTGTACGAAGTGTTCGTAGAGAATGGCCAGAATCACATAGATGACCAGCACCGTGACCAACAGCAGGATAGGCAGCGCCAGAAGTGACTGCTGAAACGATTTTGCGCTGCCGGCGAACTGCCCACTGACCCCGGCCGGCAGGGTCTTGTTGGCCAGCGCCTGGATCTTGCTGGTCACCTCGCCCAACGAAATGCCCGGGCGCAGATTGAACGAGACCGTCGCCGACGGCATCTGCGCATAATGCTCCACGCTCAGCGGGCCGACGCCGTAATCCAACCGCGCAATGGCGTGCAGGGGCACCATCTGCCCGCTGCTCGAAGGCAGGTATATTGCACCCAGTGCCGAGGCATCGGTCTGGTATTTTGGCGCCACCTGAGCAATGACCTCGTACTGTTGTGCGGAACCGTAGATGGTACCCACCATGCTGCCGCCATAGGCCAGGTTCAAGGTCTTTTCGATCGTCTGCGGGGTTACCCCCAGCGCGGCCGCGCGTTCACGCAGGATGTGCACGCGAATCTCGGGATTGCGCATCTGCAGGCTGGAATTGACCCCGATGATCCCAGGAATGCCGCGTAGCGCCTCCTCAAAGCGAGGTACGGCGTTTTCCAGCAGGTTTTCGGTATTCGCCTGCAGCACGAACTGATAGTTGGCATTGCTGGACATCGCACCGAGCTGAATCGCTGGCGGCTGGATGAAGAACGCGCGGACCAGCGGGAACCGCGCCATCTCGCGCCGCAACTGCATCATCACCCGGTCGATATTCTCGCGTTCGCCGGCCGGTTTGAGATGGATGATGATGCGTCCCACGTTGCTGCCGCCGAAACCGCCGCCGCTCTGTCCGGCACTCGACATCACGACCGCCACCGCAGGATTGGCCTGAATGCGCCTTGCGACCTGTTCCTGTTCCCGGGTGAGCTGCGCGAAGGGAATGCCTTCGGGGTAGCGCAGGTTGGCGATGATCATCCCGGAATCGCCGCTGGGAATGAAGGCCTTCTGCACCAGCATGAACAGACCGAACGCAGCCAGCAGGCTGAAGCCCGCGAAACCGAGCACCCAGCGGCGATGCCGCAACGACCAGGCCAGGGAATCCCCGTAAACCCGTGTCAACGCCTCGAACAGGCGCTGAAAGGCGGAAACGCGGCTATTCGCTCGCTCACGGTCGCGCATGCGCGAAAGCAACATGGGCGTCAGACTCAGCGAGACTGCACCAGAAACCAGGATCACCACCGCGATGGTGACGCCGAATTCCAGAAACAGTCGTCCAAGCAGGCCCCCCATGAAAATCAACGGCAGGAACACGGCCGACAGTGACAGGGTCATCGAGAGCACGGTAAAGCCGATTTCGCGACTGCCGAGCAATGCCGCACGCAAGGGCGACAGACCTGCCTCGCGGTGTCGGGAAATGTTCTCCAGCATCACCACCGCATCGTCCACCACGAATCCGACCGACAGGGTGAGCGCAAGCAGGGTCAATACATTGAAGCTGTAGCCCAGCGCATCCAGGACCGCGAAGGTGCCCAGTAGCGAGATCGGAATGGCCACGGCCGCGACCAGCATCTGTCTGAGATCACCGAGAAACAGCCAGATCACGAAGGCCACCAGCATGCTGGCGAGGATCAGGGTCAGCTGGACCTCTTCCACCGCGGCCTTCACGTAGCGCGACTTGTCGTAAAGGATGTGCAGCGTGGCGCCACCAGGTAGCGCGGCCTGCAGCTTGGGCAACATCGCACGGATCGTGTCGGCCACCTGCACGGTGTTGCTGTCCGGCTCGCGCACCACGGCGAGGATGATGCCGCGATCGCCGTTGATCCAGGTTTTCTGCAGGTTCTGCTGGACGCTGTCCTCGGCGTGTCCCACCTCGTTCAGGCGCACCGGCGAACCGTTGCCGTAGGCCAGCACCATGTGGTTGTAGGCGGCCGCGTCACCAAGCTGGCCGTTGACGTTGATGTCGTAGTTGCTGGCGCTGCCCTGCAGCGTGCCTTGAGGAAGATTGACGTTCAACGCGCCAATGGTGCTGGCCACGCCGGTCAGAGACAGGTTCCTGGCCGCCAGGGCATAGGGATTGAGGTAGATGCGCACGGCATAGGTCTGCCCGCCGAACACGCGCACCTGGGCAACCCCCGGCACGCCGGACACCTGCGTGGCGAAGCGCTGTTCGGCATAGGCGTCCAGCTGATACAGCGGCATGTTCGGCGCCGACAGGCCGATGAACATGATCGGACTCTGCGCCGGGTTGAGCTGGCGCACCAGCGGCGTCTGCGGCATGTCCGGCGGCAGGAAGTGGGCCGCCTGCCCGACCGCCGCCTGCACCTCCTGCGAAGCCGCGTCGATGTTCGTCTTGAGATCGAATTGCAGGATGATACGCGTGTTGCCGTTGCGGCTCTCCGAACTCATCGAGAGCAGTCCGGGGATGCTCGAGAACTGGTTCTCCAGCGGCGAGGCCACCGCCGACCCCATGGTCTGCGCGCTGGCTCCGGGCAGACTGGCGGAAACCATGATCGTGGGGAAGGAGACGTTGGGCAGCAGCGCCACCGGCAGGGCGCGATAGGCCAGCAGGCCGAACAGGATCACGGCCGCGGTCAGCACCGTGGTCATCACCGGTCGGCGGATGAAGGGCCCGGATAGATTCATGGACGCTCACCGACGGCGCGGCGATGGCCGAAGGCGAACCCCTTGTGCCCGTCGCGCATTGCGGCTTCGGGTTCCCCGGGTTTTCCGGAAAGCACGCGTACCGGCCCGTTCGGGCGCATGCGCGCGGGCACCGGGTCGACCACCTCGTCGCCGGGCTCCAGCCCCGAGTCGATCACGGCAAGGCCGTTGGCGATGAAGCCGACCTTCACCGGACGCATCACGGCATGGCCCTTGGCGACCATGTAGACGTACGGCCCCCGCTGTCCCTGCTGCACGCTGCGTGCCGGCACGACCTTCGCGTGCGGCAAGGTACGCAGGGTCAGGCGGACGACCACGAACTGCCCGGGCCACAATTGCATGCCGGGATTGTCGGCCAGGGCGCGCAGGGCGACCGTGCCCGTTCCGGCCGCAACGCTGTTGTCGACGAAACTCAGGCGCCCGCGGCCCAGCGGCTTGCCCTGATCGTCCTCGCGGAACACGGCAACGTCGCCCGACTTGCCCCTGTCTGCCAGCGCCTCGCGCACCGCGGGCAGCAATGACTGAGGCACGCTGAAATCGACCTCGACGGGCGACATCTGATTGAGCGTGACCAGGGCAGTCGAATCGGCCTGCACGATGTTGCCGGCCTTGATGTCCACGGCACCCAGGCGGCCGGCAATCGGTGCCCGGATGACGGTGTATCCCAGCTGGATGCTCGCGGTCTCGACTGCATAACGATCCTGCTTGACCTGGGCGGAGGCGGCAAGCGCCGCGGCCTGCGCCTGTTCGAAGCTCTGGCGGGTCACATAATCCTTGGCGACCAGCGGACGCAGCGCGGATACCTGATCGGCGGTATACCGGGCGTTCGCGAGATCCCCCTGCAACTTGGCCTGCGCCTGCCTGAGCGCGGCCAGGAACGGGGTGCGATCAAGCCGGAACAGGATTTGCCCCGCCCGCACGCTCTGCCCCGAATGCACCTCGACCGCGCTGAGCATGCCCGTGACCTGAGGACGCACGGTGACTGTATGCAGGCTCTGCACGGTACCAACCGAACTCGTCGTCACCGGCATCCAGCGGGTCTCGACCTTGACCACCCGCACCGGCACCGCCATGTCGGCCATGAAGCCGTGTCGGCGCGCATGGCCCGCCTCCTTGCCGCACCCCGCGAGCAGCAACAAGGCCACCCAGGGCAGGCTCCATGCCAGTTTACGCAGCATTCTCTACACTCCCGAAAAACGATCCGCTTCGTCGTCGCGGCTGATTCGTCATGGTGCATCCACCGTTTCAGCTGCGGGCGGCGCCAGGCTCCCTACGGCACTACTCAGCCCCGCCAGGGCGAGGTAACTGTTGATCGCGTCGCGCAGCACGGCCACCCTGGCACTGGTCAAGGTACTCTGCGCCGTGAGCAGGTCCTGCATGGTGGCCAGACCGACCCGATACTGCGCCTC
Proteins encoded in this window:
- a CDS encoding efflux RND transporter permease subunit; translation: MNLSGPFIRRPVMTTVLTAAVILFGLLAYRALPVALLPNVSFPTIMVSASLPGASAQTMGSAVASPLENQFSSIPGLLSMSSESRNGNTRIILQFDLKTNIDAASQEVQAAVGQAAHFLPPDMPQTPLVRQLNPAQSPIMFIGLSAPNMPLYQLDAYAEQRFATQVSGVPGVAQVRVFGGQTYAVRIYLNPYALAARNLSLTGVASTIGALNVNLPQGTLQGSASNYDINVNGQLGDAAAYNHMVLAYGNGSPVRLNEVGHAEDSVQQNLQKTWINGDRGIILAVVREPDSNTVQVADTIRAMLPKLQAALPGGATLHILYDKSRYVKAAVEEVQLTLILASMLVAFVIWLFLGDLRQMLVAAVAIPISLLGTFAVLDALGYSFNVLTLLALTLSVGFVVDDAVVMLENISRHREAGLSPLRAALLGSREIGFTVLSMTLSLSAVFLPLIFMGGLLGRLFLEFGVTIAVVILVSGAVSLSLTPMLLSRMRDRERANSRVSAFQRLFEALTRVYGDSLAWSLRHRRWVLGFAGFSLLAAFGLFMLVQKAFIPSGDSGMIIANLRYPEGIPFAQLTREQEQVARRIQANPAVAVVMSSAGQSGGGFGGSNVGRIIIHLKPAGERENIDRVMMQLRREMARFPLVRAFFIQPPAIQLGAMSSNANYQFVLQANTENLLENAVPRFEEALRGIPGIIGVNSSLQMRNPEIRVHILRERAAALGVTPQTIEKTLNLAYGGSMVGTIYGSAQQYEVIAQVAPKYQTDASALGAIYLPSSSGQMVPLHAIARLDYGVGPLSVEHYAQMPSATVSFNLRPGISLGEVTSKIQALANKTLPAGVSGQFAGSAKSFQQSLLALPILLLVTVLVIYVILAILYEHFVHPLTILTALPLAGFGALLSLYVFRQPLDLFSFVGIIMLVGLVKKNGIIMIDFAIERRRQGEDALTAIHDACVIRFRPIMMTTGAAILGTLPIALGFGSDAKAHMPLGIAVVGGLVFSQFLTLYVTPAFYVTAERWFASRRPRPAALEEVQS
- a CDS encoding efflux RND transporter periplasmic adaptor subunit — encoded protein: MLRKLAWSLPWVALLLLAGCGKEAGHARRHGFMADMAVPVRVVKVETRWMPVTTSSVGTVQSLHTVTVRPQVTGMLSAVEVHSGQSVRAGQILFRLDRTPFLAALRQAQAKLQGDLANARYTADQVSALRPLVAKDYVTRQSFEQAQAAALAASAQVKQDRYAVETASIQLGYTVIRAPIAGRLGAVDIKAGNIVQADSTALVTLNQMSPVEVDFSVPQSLLPAVREALADRGKSGDVAVFREDDQGKPLGRGRLSFVDNSVAAGTGTVALRALADNPGMQLWPGQFVVVRLTLRTLPHAKVVPARSVQQGQRGPYVYMVAKGHAVMRPVKVGFIANGLAVIDSGLEPGDEVVDPVPARMRPNGPVRVLSGKPGEPEAAMRDGHKGFAFGHRRAVGERP